One Peromyscus leucopus breed LL Stock chromosome 6, UCI_PerLeu_2.1, whole genome shotgun sequence genomic region harbors:
- the Crnn gene encoding cornulin encodes MPQLLQNIHGIIEAFGCYARSEGGCKVLTRGELKRLLEHEFADVIVNPHDPSTVDEILRLLDEDNTGTVEFKEFLVLVFKVARACFKTLSEIPRGACMSDKSEGCYPGSSKELVQGQIGGPGVGREAAEQCREDSSWRQRDRASKEQVRVGTHTQSQESYPTQVSSHDREVESQRQKMVSQQTQVTGQVDQTPRIEDKSWSRERRSERQSQTSQHTEETTAGAFQTQGSACSQNRGTNSHSQDRSQAGQAATQHDQTQAGSHTQTHTQREEEGWRQQTGSGSIQTQESIYDQNRETETHSQDRNQAGQAAKEHHQAQAEPYTQTHTQTVEQGRSQQAGNSSIQTHGAIYDQNRRTEIHGQDSSRAGQVGTGHFQTQVGSYSQTLEHDRSQSADQIGAPEKRQTQIPSGTGQGWTPVSSCETGEPGLGGQVQTQTNTVEERQDCSGNHPSPKGGQRESVPTVIRDEWVNDHTREIVIQSQNPGSPHPRGPSAQGQDTAQMEEKKGITAKGLYSYLKTDRP; translated from the exons ATGCCTCAGCTGCTGCAAAACATTCACGGGATCATCGAAGCCTTCGGCTGCTATGCCAGGTCAGAGGGTGGCTGCAAAGTGCTCACGCGGGGGGAGCTGAAGAGGCTCCTGGAACATGAGTTTGCTGACGTCATAGTG AACCCCCATGATCCCTCGACTGTGGATGAAATCCTGCGCCTGCTGGATGAAGACAACACAGGGACTGTGGAGTTCAAGGAGTTCCTGGTCCTGGTTTTTAAAGTCGCCCGAGCCTGCTTTAAGACACTGAGTGAGATTCCTCGGGGTGCTTGCATGTCTGACAAGTCTGAAGGCTGCTATCCCGGATCCTCAAAAGAGCTGGTGCAAGGCCAGATAGGTGGCcctggagtggggagggaggcagcagaGCAGTGCCGTGAGGACAGCAGCTGGAGACAGAGGGATCGGGCGTCTAAGGAACAGGTCAGGGTGGGGACACACACCCAGAGTCAGGAAAGCTACCCTACACAGGTCAGCAGTCATGACAGGGAGGTTGAGTCTCAGAGACAGAAGATGGTAAGCCAGCAAACACAAGTGACAGGACAAGTGGACCAGACCCCGAGAATTGAGGACAAGAGttggagcagagagaggaggtcagAGAGGCAGTCACAGACTAGCCAGCACACGGAGGAGACCACAGCCGGTGCTTTCCAGACACAGGGGTCCGCCTGCAGCCAGAACAGAGGGACCAACAGCCATAGCCAAGACAGGAGCCAGGCAGGCCAAGCTGCTACACAACATGACCAGACACAGGCAGGGTCTCATACTCAGACACACAcccagagggaagaagagggctggaggcagcagacaggaagtggcagcATCCAGACACAGGAATCCATCTATGACCAgaacagagagactgagactcaCAGCCAAGATAGGAACCAGGCAGGCCAGGCTGCTAAAGAACACCACCAGGCACAGGCAGAGccatacactcagacacacacccAGACGGTGGAACAAGGCAGGAGTCAGCAGGCAGGAAATAGTAGCATCCAGACACACGGGGCCATCTATGACCAAAACAGAAGGACTGAGATCCATGGGCAAGACAGTAGTCGTGCAGGGCAGGTAGGGACGGGACACTTCCAGACACAGGTAGGATCATATTCCCAGACCTTGGAGCATGATAGGAGCCAGTCTGCAGATCAGATAGGGGCTCCAGAAAAGAGACAAACCCAGATACCATCAGGTACGGGGCAAGGCTGGACACCAGTAAGCAGCTGTGagacaggagagccaggactaggAGGCCAGGTCCAGACTCAGACAAATACTGTAGAAGAAAGACAAGACTGTAGCGGCAACCACCCAAGTCCaaagggagggcagagagagagtgtACCCACCGTGATCAGAGATGAGTGGGTCAATGACCACACAAGGGAAATAGTGATCCAAAGCCAGAATCCAGGTAGCCCCCACCCTCGTGGTCCTTCAGCTCAGGGCCAGGATACAGCACagatggaggagaagaaaggaatcacAGCCAAGGGACTATATTCCTACTTGAAGACAGACCGGCCATGA